The Aquificaceae bacterium region TACCGTCCAACGACCCTCTCCCGTGTCTTCCACATAAGGCTTAAGCTCTTGTAGGTCTCCAAAGTCTTCAAAGACCTTTTGAGTGAGTTCCATAAGCCAGCTACGGATAACACTACCCGTATTGTATATGCGTGCAACCTCCCTCAAGTCATATTCAAAGCCACTTTCTTTGAGGAGCTCAAAGCCCTCACCAATAGCCTGCATAAAGGCATACTCTATGCCATTGTGAACCATCTTGGCAAAATGCCCCGCACCAGAAGAACCAAGATAGGCATAGCCCCTACCCTCATAGGATAGGTCTCTCAAAATTGGCTCAATCCTCTCAAAGGCAGACCTGTCCCCACCCACCATAAGACAATATCCAAGCTCCTCACCATAAACACCACCACTAACACCCACATCCAAAAAGTAAACACCCATATCCTTCAAAGCCTCCGCCCTTCTTTGAGAGTCTTTGTAAAAGCTGTTTCCACCGTCCACCACTATGTCTCCCTCTTGCAGATAAGGCTTTATGTCTTCAAGAACCTTGTCCACCACCTCGTGAGGAACCATAAGCCATACTAACTTCTGCCCCCTAAGACCCTCAAGGCTCTCCAAAACTTCCATATAAGCCCTTGCCCTCTCCCTTGCCTCCGGGTTTGCATCATAGCCCGCTACTTTGTGCCCCTTTGAAAGTAGCCTTCTTGACATACCAAGCCCCATCCTCCCCAAGCCTATCATAAAAATGTTCATAGGCTAAATTTTATCCATACCCAAACATAAGGTCAAGTATGCCCGCCTCTATTTGTATCTCCCATTCCCTGTAGTCCTCATCCTTGTTTAACACCACCAGATAGCCCTCTCTTTCAAAGTAGAGGATGAGCTTGGCAAGGTTGGCAAGACCGCATACCTTACCGCTTTTTAGACTGGTTATCTTTATTTTTGGCTGTGGCGTTTCCGCCTCTTTGTAGATATTCAACAGTTCGTCTTTGAGGTTATAGTGGAGCGTTTCAAAATCACACACCGAGGACCTCCTTGACCACTTCAGAATCTTTAAAAGGATATTTTACACCTTTTATTTCTTGATAGTCTTCGTGTCCTTTGCCCGCTATTAGGATAACATCCCCCTCCTGTGCCATGCTTATGGCAAGCTCTATTGCCTTTCTTCTGTCCTGCTCCACCAAGACCTTTCCTTTGTTTTCTATTCCACTCAAGATATCCTCAATTATAGCCATCGGCTCTTCAAACCTTGGGTTGTCTGAGGTCAGGACTATAAGGTCTGCAATAGCCTCTGCGGTCTTTCCCATAAGAGGTCTCTTTGTTCTATCCCTGTTTCCCCCAGCACCAAAGACCAC contains the following coding sequences:
- the gnd gene encoding phosphogluconate dehydrogenase (NAD(+)-dependent, decarboxylating), with the protein product MNIFMIGLGRMGLGMSRRLLSKGHKVAGYDANPEARERARAYMEVLESLEGLRGQKLVWLMVPHEVVDKVLEDIKPYLQEGDIVVDGGNSFYKDSQRRAEALKDMGVYFLDVGVSGGVYGEELGYCLMVGGDRSAFERIEPILRDLSYEGRGYAYLGSSGAGHFAKMVHNGIEYAFMQAIGEGFELLKESGFEYDLREVARIYNTGSVIRSWLMELTQKVFEDFGDLQELKPYVEDTGEGRWTVEEAIKRAVPVPTIAEALFARFRSRQDNSFRDRLLAGL